A single Glycine soja cultivar W05 chromosome 14, ASM419377v2, whole genome shotgun sequence DNA region contains:
- the LOC114383300 gene encoding putative disease resistance protein At5g05400 isoform X1: protein MGDIVVSIVAKLAEYTVDPILHHARYLCCFNNIAGNLPNAKEELELTRNSVKERVEEAIMRTEKIEPAVEKWLKDVEKVLEEVHMLQGRISEVNKSHFRRQFQYFLTKKIARKIEKMAQLNHNSKFDPFSKIAELPGMKYYSSKDFVLFKSRESTYENLLEALKDKSVSMIGLVGLGGSGKTTLAKEVGKKAEELKLFEKVVMVTVSQTPNIRSIQVQIADKLGLKFVEESEEGRAQRLSKRLRTGTTLLILDDVWENLDFEAIGIPYNENNKGCGVLLTTRSREVCISMQCQTIIELNLLTGEEAWDLFKLNANITGESPYVLKGVATKIVDECKGLPIAIVTVGSTLKGKTFEEWESALSRLEDSKPLDIPKGLRSPYACLQLSYDNLTNQLAKSLFLLCSIFPEDHEIDLEDLFRFGMGLTGTFGTMVKGRREMQTAVSVLIDSYLLLQVSKKERVKMHDMVRDVALWIASKTGQAILASTGRDQLMDETIKDKRAISLWDLKNGQLLGDDQLNCPSLEILLFHSRKVAFEVSNACFERLKMIKILAFLTSSYTWSLYTTSRTLSLPQSMKSLQNLHTLCLRGYKLGDISILESLQALEVLDLRGSSFIELPNGIASLKKLKLLDLFCCFIQENNAYEVIGRCMQLNELYLYIRSYAYVEFPHNISFSRLERYVLIYNMDPLYSLSWMEILEEHRPCRALCTRGFNASVQSFISLPIKDFFQKAEYLHLEHLKGGYENVIPSIVPQGMNHLIFLKLESCPEIECVFDSTNVDLLQTEDAFSSLVILILSELDNLQEVFDDPSSRCSLKSLEELTIWSCRQLYNISFPKNSKLCHLKVLTIRDCPMLTCIFKPSIVQTLELLEEVTISDCYELKQIIEEVEEGSVDYVSSQSHTSLMLPKLRTLTILRCHSLEYIFPMCYVHGLASLEELHIKFCDKLKYVFGSEKEHDLRVYQHQSHPQTNIHINFLNLKTLRLNQLPNLVEIWPKYFDPHLPNLKVLGCIDCPRLPDSWVRRVMIIDSDLQQDSTATEKELLCLVTTTFNQLSDQVLSSKLGHVLKFRELALSGLGVKGLFQFQIREHGSNRELAPLNLDLTYAYLWYLPELEFIWKGPTNFLSLQMLNMIYVNGCPKLTTIFSPIIVRSLPMLTRLIIIDCEELEQIFDSGDAQTLYTCSQQVGFPNLEEICVKKCNKLKYLFHNFVAGHFHNLIELEIEDCSELQKVFAFECETDDDGQEGIVKDGEKVLLRKLLRIRLSTLPNFKEIHHGFKLKDDVKEHFINDCPKYSPSLYLHTEE, encoded by the exons ATGGGGGATATCGTTGTTTCCATCGTAGCAAAGTTAGCAGAATATACAGTGGACCCAATTTTACACCATGCTCGATACTTGTGTTGTTTCAACAACATTGCTGGGAATCTTCCAAATGCCAAGGAAGAATTGGAATTAACCCGAAACAGTGTGAAGGAACGAGTTGAAGAAGCTATTATGAGGACTGAAAAAATTGAACCAGCAGTTGAGAAGTGGctgaaagatgttgagaaagTCTTAGAAGAAGTGCATATGCTTCAAGGAAGAATTTCGGAAGTAAACAAGAGCCATTTCAGAAGGCAATTCCAatattttcttacaaaaaaaatagcaagaaaaattgagaaaatggCTCAACTCAACCACAACAGCAAGTTTGATCCATTTTCTAAGATTGCCGAACTTCCAGGAATGAAGTACTATTCATCCAAAGATTTTGTTCTTTTCAAATCAAGAGAATCGACTTATGAGAACCTTTTGGAAGCTTTAAAGGATAAAAGTGTTTCCATGATTGGACTAGTTGGACTAGGAGGCTCAGGAAAAACTACTTTGGCGAAAGAGGTTGGTAAGAAAGCTGAGGAGTTAAAACTTTTTGAGAAGGTAGTCATGGTAACAGTCTCTCAAACTCCAAATATTAGAAGCATCCAAGTGCAAATTGCTGATAAGTTGGGTTTGAAATTTGTGGAAGAATCAGAGGAAGGTAGAGCACAAAGACTATCAAAGAGATTAAGGACAGGCACAACTCTACTAATCTTGGATGATGTATGGGAAAACCTAGACTTTGAAGCTATAGGTATTCCatacaatgaaaataataaGGGGTGTGGAGTACTCTTAACCACTCGGAGTAGAGAAGTATGCATTTCCATGCAATGCCAAACAATAATTGAGCTCAATCTCTTAACTGGTGAGGAAGCTTGGGATTTGTTCAAATTGAATGCAAACATAACTGGTGAGTCCCCATATGTATTGAAAGGCGTTGCAACAAAAATTGTTGATGAATGTAAAGGATTGCCTATTGCAATTGTGACGGTGGGAAGCACACTAAAGGGCAAAACTTTTGAAGAGTGGGAGTCCGCACTGTCAAGACTAGAAGATTCCAAACCACTGGATATTCCAAAAGGCTTAAGAAGTCCTTATGCTTGTCTGCAATTAAGTTATGATAATTTGACTAATCAACTAGCCAAGTCCTTGTTCTTGTTGTGCTCTATATTTCCAGAGGATCATGAAATTGATTTGGAAGATTTGTTTCGATTTGGAATGGGCCTAACTGGGACTTTTGGAACAATGGTgaaaggaaggagggagatgcaGACAGCTGTTAGCGTCCTCATTGATTCTTATTTGTTGTTGCAGGTcagtaaaaaagaaagagtgaaaaTGCATGACATGGTTCGTGATGTAGCCTTGTGGATAGCCTCTAAAACTGGTCAAGCAATTTTGGCAAGTACTGGAAGGGATCAGTTAATGGATGAAACCATAAAAGATAAGAGGGCAATATCCTTATGGGATTTGAAAAATGGCCAGCTTCTTGGTGATGATCAATTGAATTGTCCATCGCTTGAAATTCTCTTGTTTCATTCTCGCAAGGTTGCCTTTGAAGTATCAAATGCTTGTTTTGAAAggctaaaaatgattaaaatcctGGCATTCTTAACATCTAGCTATACGTGGAGTTTATATACGACATCTCGCACCTTGTCACTGCCACAATCAATGAAGTCATTACAAAATCTTCATACTCTGTGCTTGAGAGGTTATAAATTAGGTGACATCTCCATTTTGGAAAGCCTACAAGCACTTGAGGTTCTTGACTTGCGTGGTTCTTCTTTTATAGAATTGCCTAATGGAATCGCGTCATTAAAGAAATTGAAGCTTCTGGATTTGTTCTGTTGTTTCATTCAGGAAAATAATGCTTACGAGGTTATAGGAAGATGTATGCAGCTGAATGAATTGTATTTGTATATACGTTCATATGCATATGTGGAATTTCCGCATAATATCTCTTTCTCAAGATTAGAGAggtatgttttaatttataatatggaCCCCTTATACTCGTTGTCGTGGATGGAAATATTGGAAGAACATAGACCATGTAGAGCGTTATGCACACGTGGTTTTAATGCGTCAGTTCAAAGTTTTATATCATTACCAATCAAGGATTTCTTTCAAAAAGCAGAGTACCTTCATTTGGAGCACCTTAAGGGAGGTTACGAAAATGTAATCCCATCCATAGTTCCACAAGGCATGAATCACTTGATTTTCCTTAAGTTAGAATCTTGTCCAGAGATAGAATGCGTCTTTGATAGTACCAATGTTGATCTGCTGCAAACTGAAGATGCGTTCTCCAGCCTAGTCATTTTAATCTTGTCTGAATTGGATAACCTTCAAGAAGTGTTTGATGACCCCTCTTCCAGATGTTCTCTCAAAAGTTTAGAAGAGCTAACCATATGGAGTTGCAGACAATTGTACAATATTTCTTTTCCCAAGAACTCAAAGCTATGCCATCTTAAGGTCTTGACAATAAGAGATTGCCCGATGCTAACTTGTATCTTCAAGCCATCCATTGTCCAAACTCTAGAGCTGCTAGAAGAAGTGACAATATCTGACTGCTATGAATTGAAGCAGATAAtagaagaagtggaagaaggGAGTGTTGATTATGTTAGCAGTCAAAGTCATACCTCTTTGATGCTCCCAAAATTAAGGACACTTACTATTCTTCGATGTCACAGCTTGGAATATATATTCCCTATGTGTTATGTTCACGGGCTAGCAAGTTTGGAAGAGCTGCAcattaaattttgtgataagtTGAAGTATGTATTTGGCAGTGAAAAGGAACATGATCTTAGAGTGTACCAGCACCAGAGTCATCCTCAGACTAATATTCACATCAATTTCCTTAATTTGAAAACTCTACGGTTGAATCAGTTGCCGAATTTGGTTGAGATTTGGCCTAAATATTTTGATCCACATTTACCAAATTTGAAAGTGCTAGGATGCATTGATTGTCCAAGACTGCCTGACTCTTGGGTGCGTAGGGTGATGATTATTGATTCAGATCTGCAACAAGACTCAACTGCAACG GAGAAGGAATTATTATGCTTGGTTACCACCACATTCAACCAATTATCCGATCAAGTGCTTTCCTCTAAACTTGGACATGTACTCAAATTTAGAGAACTTGCTTTGTCTGGTCTTGGAGTAAAAGGTCTTTTTCAATTCCAAATCAGAGAACATGGGAGCAACAGAGAACTTGCTCCTTTAAACTTGGATCTAACTTATGCTTACTTATGGTATCTACCTGAGCTCGAGTTCATATGGAAGGGCCCCACAAATTTTCTAAGCCTCCAGATGCTTAACATGATTTATGTGAATGGATGTCCAAAATTGACAACCATCTTCTCCCCTATCATTGTTAGAAGCTTACCAATGCTGACAAGACTGATAATAATTGATTGTGAGGAATTGGAGCAAATATTTGATTCAGGTGATGCACAAACCCTATATACTTGTTCACAACAAGTGGGCTTCCCAAATCTCGAGGAGATTTGTGTCAAAAAGTGCAACAAGTTGAAATacctttttcataattttgtggCTGGTCACTTTCACAATCTGATCGAGTTGGAGATAGAAGACTGCTCTGAGTTACAGAAGGTTTTTGCTTTTGAATGTGAAACTGATGACGATGGTCAAGAAGGGATTGTTAAGGATGGAGAAAAAGTACTACTACGTAAGCTGCTACGTATAAGACTCAGCACTTTGCCAAACTTCAAAGAGATTCACCATGGATTCAAGTTAAAAGATGATGTTAAAGAACATTTCATAAATGATTGTCCTAAATATTCTCCAAGTTTATATCTACACACAG AAGAGTAA
- the LOC114383300 gene encoding putative disease resistance protein At5g05400 isoform X3, with protein sequence MGDIVVSIVAKLAEYTVDPILHHARYLCCFNNIAGNLPNAKEELELTRNSVKERVEEAIMRTEKIEPAVEKWLKDVEKVLEEVHMLQGRISEVNKSHFRRQFQYFLTKKIARKIEKMAQLNHNSKFDPFSKIAELPGMKYYSSKDFVLFKSRESTYENLLEALKDKSVSMIGLVGLGGSGKTTLAKEVGKKAEELKLFEKVVMVTVSQTPNIRSIQVQIADKLGLKFVEESEEGRAQRLSKRLRTGTTLLILDDVWENLDFEAIGIPYNENNKGCGVLLTTRSREVCISMQCQTIIELNLLTGEEAWDLFKLNANITGESPYVLKGVATKIVDECKGLPIAIVTVGSTLKGKTFEEWESALSRLEDSKPLDIPKGLRSPYACLQLSYDNLTNQLAKSLFLLCSIFPEDHEIDLEDLFRFGMGLTGTFGTMVKGRREMQTAVSVLIDSYLLLQVSKKERVKMHDMVRDVALWIASKTGQAILASTGRDQLMDETIKDKRAISLWDLKNGQLLGDDQLNCPSLEILLFHSRKVAFEVSNACFERLKMIKILAFLTSSYTWSLYTTSRTLSLPQSMKSLQNLHTLCLRGYKLGDISILESLQALEVLDLRGSSFIELPNGIASLKKLKLLDLFCCFIQENNAYEVIGRCMQLNELYLYIRSYAYVEFPHNISFSRLERYVLIYNMDPLYSLSWMEILEEHRPCRALCTRGFNASVQSFISLPIKDFFQKAEYLHLEHLKGGYENVIPSIVPQGMNHLIFLKLESCPEIECVFDSTNVDLLQTEDAFSSLVILILSELDNLQEVFDDPSSRCSLKSLEELTIWSCRQLYNISFPKNSKLCHLKVLTIRDCPMLTCIFKPSIVQTLELLEEVTISDCYELKQIIEEVEEGSVDYVSSQSHTSLMLPKLRTLTILRCHSLEYIFPMCYVHGLASLEELHIKFCDKLKYVFGSEKEHDLRVYQHQSHPQTNIHINFLNLKTLRLNQLPNLVEIWPKYFDPHLPNLKVLGCIDCPRLPDSWVRRVMIIDSDLQQDSTATEKELLCLVTTTFNQLSDQVLSSKLGHVLKFRELALSGLGVKGLFQFQIREHGSNRELAPLNLDLTYAYLWYLPELEFIWKGPTNFLSLQMLNMIYVNGCPKLTTIFSPIIVRSLPMLTRLIIIDCEELEQIFDSGDAQTLYTCSQQVGFPNLEEICVKKCNKLKYLFHNFVAGHFHNLIELEIEDCSELQKVFAFECETDDDGQEGIVKDGEKVLLRKLLRIRLSTLPNFKEIHHGFKLKDDVKEHFINDCPKYSPSLYLHTE encoded by the exons ATGGGGGATATCGTTGTTTCCATCGTAGCAAAGTTAGCAGAATATACAGTGGACCCAATTTTACACCATGCTCGATACTTGTGTTGTTTCAACAACATTGCTGGGAATCTTCCAAATGCCAAGGAAGAATTGGAATTAACCCGAAACAGTGTGAAGGAACGAGTTGAAGAAGCTATTATGAGGACTGAAAAAATTGAACCAGCAGTTGAGAAGTGGctgaaagatgttgagaaagTCTTAGAAGAAGTGCATATGCTTCAAGGAAGAATTTCGGAAGTAAACAAGAGCCATTTCAGAAGGCAATTCCAatattttcttacaaaaaaaatagcaagaaaaattgagaaaatggCTCAACTCAACCACAACAGCAAGTTTGATCCATTTTCTAAGATTGCCGAACTTCCAGGAATGAAGTACTATTCATCCAAAGATTTTGTTCTTTTCAAATCAAGAGAATCGACTTATGAGAACCTTTTGGAAGCTTTAAAGGATAAAAGTGTTTCCATGATTGGACTAGTTGGACTAGGAGGCTCAGGAAAAACTACTTTGGCGAAAGAGGTTGGTAAGAAAGCTGAGGAGTTAAAACTTTTTGAGAAGGTAGTCATGGTAACAGTCTCTCAAACTCCAAATATTAGAAGCATCCAAGTGCAAATTGCTGATAAGTTGGGTTTGAAATTTGTGGAAGAATCAGAGGAAGGTAGAGCACAAAGACTATCAAAGAGATTAAGGACAGGCACAACTCTACTAATCTTGGATGATGTATGGGAAAACCTAGACTTTGAAGCTATAGGTATTCCatacaatgaaaataataaGGGGTGTGGAGTACTCTTAACCACTCGGAGTAGAGAAGTATGCATTTCCATGCAATGCCAAACAATAATTGAGCTCAATCTCTTAACTGGTGAGGAAGCTTGGGATTTGTTCAAATTGAATGCAAACATAACTGGTGAGTCCCCATATGTATTGAAAGGCGTTGCAACAAAAATTGTTGATGAATGTAAAGGATTGCCTATTGCAATTGTGACGGTGGGAAGCACACTAAAGGGCAAAACTTTTGAAGAGTGGGAGTCCGCACTGTCAAGACTAGAAGATTCCAAACCACTGGATATTCCAAAAGGCTTAAGAAGTCCTTATGCTTGTCTGCAATTAAGTTATGATAATTTGACTAATCAACTAGCCAAGTCCTTGTTCTTGTTGTGCTCTATATTTCCAGAGGATCATGAAATTGATTTGGAAGATTTGTTTCGATTTGGAATGGGCCTAACTGGGACTTTTGGAACAATGGTgaaaggaaggagggagatgcaGACAGCTGTTAGCGTCCTCATTGATTCTTATTTGTTGTTGCAGGTcagtaaaaaagaaagagtgaaaaTGCATGACATGGTTCGTGATGTAGCCTTGTGGATAGCCTCTAAAACTGGTCAAGCAATTTTGGCAAGTACTGGAAGGGATCAGTTAATGGATGAAACCATAAAAGATAAGAGGGCAATATCCTTATGGGATTTGAAAAATGGCCAGCTTCTTGGTGATGATCAATTGAATTGTCCATCGCTTGAAATTCTCTTGTTTCATTCTCGCAAGGTTGCCTTTGAAGTATCAAATGCTTGTTTTGAAAggctaaaaatgattaaaatcctGGCATTCTTAACATCTAGCTATACGTGGAGTTTATATACGACATCTCGCACCTTGTCACTGCCACAATCAATGAAGTCATTACAAAATCTTCATACTCTGTGCTTGAGAGGTTATAAATTAGGTGACATCTCCATTTTGGAAAGCCTACAAGCACTTGAGGTTCTTGACTTGCGTGGTTCTTCTTTTATAGAATTGCCTAATGGAATCGCGTCATTAAAGAAATTGAAGCTTCTGGATTTGTTCTGTTGTTTCATTCAGGAAAATAATGCTTACGAGGTTATAGGAAGATGTATGCAGCTGAATGAATTGTATTTGTATATACGTTCATATGCATATGTGGAATTTCCGCATAATATCTCTTTCTCAAGATTAGAGAggtatgttttaatttataatatggaCCCCTTATACTCGTTGTCGTGGATGGAAATATTGGAAGAACATAGACCATGTAGAGCGTTATGCACACGTGGTTTTAATGCGTCAGTTCAAAGTTTTATATCATTACCAATCAAGGATTTCTTTCAAAAAGCAGAGTACCTTCATTTGGAGCACCTTAAGGGAGGTTACGAAAATGTAATCCCATCCATAGTTCCACAAGGCATGAATCACTTGATTTTCCTTAAGTTAGAATCTTGTCCAGAGATAGAATGCGTCTTTGATAGTACCAATGTTGATCTGCTGCAAACTGAAGATGCGTTCTCCAGCCTAGTCATTTTAATCTTGTCTGAATTGGATAACCTTCAAGAAGTGTTTGATGACCCCTCTTCCAGATGTTCTCTCAAAAGTTTAGAAGAGCTAACCATATGGAGTTGCAGACAATTGTACAATATTTCTTTTCCCAAGAACTCAAAGCTATGCCATCTTAAGGTCTTGACAATAAGAGATTGCCCGATGCTAACTTGTATCTTCAAGCCATCCATTGTCCAAACTCTAGAGCTGCTAGAAGAAGTGACAATATCTGACTGCTATGAATTGAAGCAGATAAtagaagaagtggaagaaggGAGTGTTGATTATGTTAGCAGTCAAAGTCATACCTCTTTGATGCTCCCAAAATTAAGGACACTTACTATTCTTCGATGTCACAGCTTGGAATATATATTCCCTATGTGTTATGTTCACGGGCTAGCAAGTTTGGAAGAGCTGCAcattaaattttgtgataagtTGAAGTATGTATTTGGCAGTGAAAAGGAACATGATCTTAGAGTGTACCAGCACCAGAGTCATCCTCAGACTAATATTCACATCAATTTCCTTAATTTGAAAACTCTACGGTTGAATCAGTTGCCGAATTTGGTTGAGATTTGGCCTAAATATTTTGATCCACATTTACCAAATTTGAAAGTGCTAGGATGCATTGATTGTCCAAGACTGCCTGACTCTTGGGTGCGTAGGGTGATGATTATTGATTCAGATCTGCAACAAGACTCAACTGCAACG GAGAAGGAATTATTATGCTTGGTTACCACCACATTCAACCAATTATCCGATCAAGTGCTTTCCTCTAAACTTGGACATGTACTCAAATTTAGAGAACTTGCTTTGTCTGGTCTTGGAGTAAAAGGTCTTTTTCAATTCCAAATCAGAGAACATGGGAGCAACAGAGAACTTGCTCCTTTAAACTTGGATCTAACTTATGCTTACTTATGGTATCTACCTGAGCTCGAGTTCATATGGAAGGGCCCCACAAATTTTCTAAGCCTCCAGATGCTTAACATGATTTATGTGAATGGATGTCCAAAATTGACAACCATCTTCTCCCCTATCATTGTTAGAAGCTTACCAATGCTGACAAGACTGATAATAATTGATTGTGAGGAATTGGAGCAAATATTTGATTCAGGTGATGCACAAACCCTATATACTTGTTCACAACAAGTGGGCTTCCCAAATCTCGAGGAGATTTGTGTCAAAAAGTGCAACAAGTTGAAATacctttttcataattttgtggCTGGTCACTTTCACAATCTGATCGAGTTGGAGATAGAAGACTGCTCTGAGTTACAGAAGGTTTTTGCTTTTGAATGTGAAACTGATGACGATGGTCAAGAAGGGATTGTTAAGGATGGAGAAAAAGTACTACTACGTAAGCTGCTACGTATAAGACTCAGCACTTTGCCAAACTTCAAAGAGATTCACCATGGATTCAAGTTAAAAGATGATGTTAAAGAACATTTCATAAATGATTGTCCTAAATATTCTCCAAGTTTATATCTACACACAG AGTAA